In Leptolyngbya sp. CCY15150, the genomic window AATGGGTGTAAAGCCGGCTGGCCGCACTAGGTCTTCTGCCTCTTTGATCTGAGCGATCGCAGCGTCATGGTCAGCAGCGTTGGCAACGGTGAGCAGATGAAGCTCTAATCCTTGAAATAGCGTTGATCGGGCTAGAAACTCCAGAATTTTTTGACAGCTCTTGCTACCATCATAGGCAAGCAAGAGGCGTTCGATGGGCTGGAACGCTTGCGGGGTAACCAGACAAGGCTTATGGCTTGATCGCAGAATGCGTTCTACGTTGGCCCCCAAATGTCCGGTGGCAAACTGGGCTGTTTCGCCACGCTTACCCAGCATCACCAGGTCTGCCTGATCTTCAAATTCATGGAAGCAGTCCACCAAAAACCCTGTTTCGTGGAGAAGCTGCACCTGCTCGGCACCCAGCTCCTTCAGGCGGGCTTCGGCCGTTTGCAGCACTAGCTTCGCCCGTTGGTGGTTCAACTTCGCCCGTTGATGCTCCAATTCCACAAGCTGACTGAGCAAAACCTCTGAGGCATCAATGCCAATGCTGCCACTCAGATTACCGCTGGCGATCGCTTGCTGCGAGCGAATATCCGTGACAAACAGAACATCAATCGCGGCGGGCAGTCGGCTAGCAAACCAGGCTCCGTAGGGGTAACTATTTTCCGCAAAGGGTGATCCATCGGTACATAGCAAGATTTTTTTCATAGGAACCAAGGCTCCTGAGGGGCGATGGGGGACATGTCGATCATGATGTTTTCCTGTCAGGGCGATGAGGAGTGTTGGACGAGAACCGACCCCTCTCGCCGATCATGACATGAAGGCCACCGCCCTACAAGCCAGTAACCCTTCCTGGGTTGATAAGCCTCAGCTATGGATTCGCCTGAGCATAGTCCAAAATACCGCGGGCGATCGCGTAGGCAATCAGTTCGCGAAACTCTGGATCAGCTAACAGGGCGGCATCTTCTGCCCCCGTGACAAATCCCATTTCCACCAGCGCCGAGGGCATGGATGTATTGACCAAGACATAAAACCGCGCCGACTTAGCGCCGCGATCGCGCATCCCTGTTGCTTGCAGCAGACTGCGCTGAATAGCTTCGGCCACCTGGCGATCGCTAGAGGAATAGTAGTAGGTTTCCACACCATTCACGTCTGGGCGACTCATGCTAATGGCATTGGCATGGAGGCTAATAAACATATCAGCCCCATAACGCTCGGCAGTTTGCACCCTGGGAGCTAGATCGAGGGTGCGATCATCTTGTCGGGTGAGCACCACCTGAGCCCCCTGCTGTTCGAGCAAGGTGGCGACCCGTTGGGCAACGGGGAAGACTATATCTTTTTCCCGCAGACCGCTAATTCCCACAGCTCCAGGATCAGAACCGCCATGACCGGGGTCAATCACAATCAGCGGACGTAGGTGGGCCACATTAGGCAGGGTGATGTCGGCAATTCGGGCAGCGATCGCCTCGGAGGTGATGGGCGTTGACGTAGATGTCCCTCCCAGCGGTACCGCCAATCGTTGGCCATCCAATTGGCGAATGGTGCCAACCTGCACTCTGGCCACCAATTCAAGCTGCACCACAACCGTGGTGGCGTCAGCTTGCTCCACCCGCATCGATACGAGACCCGGATGGTCTGTGAGGTCGGGCAGCATCACCTGCGGGGCCAGTTGGGTATTCGACAGTTCAATCCGATGGCTGGTAACCCGCTGTTGCCAACCACTATTCACCTGCCCCACAGCCCGATCGGTGCGAAGAATCAGTTGACTACCATCCTCTGACAGCTCAATGGCTTGTAGGGTGGCGATCTGGGAGGAAAATAAACCTTGGCTAATTTGATGGGGCTGAGAGGTTAACGGTGAGCCGGATGCGGCATCGAGGGTGGACAAGTCCGATGCGGTTGCTAGGGTTGGTAAGGCCATCAATGCCCCACAACACCCTAGCCACATTGATAAAAAACGATAGGTCTTCAAGCAAACTCTCCTGGTGTGTAAGGAGACAGGCAGCGATCGCACCACTCACCTGTCTAAAGCTTTCCATGATTTACACCGCCTGATCTCGTCCTGCCGGACAGGGGAGAACCTGTTGGGCAGGGGCAGTGTATCAATACAGGTGAAAGCAACGCGGTCGTTGAGATGAAATTAAATTGGGGGCCGTACAGGAACACAGGTGAAAGCAATGGTAACAGCAGTCATCTAGACAAAACTCGATGGGGTGATGCGAGAGGCCTGGACATCGTTCAAGACCAGCAATGTCGTATTACCGGCTTGAATGAGCGTGTTGTCTTGTCGTTGACGAAAGGTCAGTTGACCGACGGTGAGCGATCCGGTGAGCTGAATGCGATCTTGGCGGGGGTTGAAATCGGTGACGATGTCGGTGCCGTCCCTTGGGCCAATCACTAGGATATCGCGTCCTAACCCCGTGGTGATGCGATCGCTTCCCCGGCCACCGATGAGTTGATCATTCCCAGCACCGCCGTCTAGCCCATCATTCCCGGCACTGCCGTCCAAGCGATCATTGCCGGGGCCTCCCAACAGCAGGTCATTGCCAGCATCGCCTAAGAGCCGATCATTGCCCTGGAAACCCAGAAGGCGATCGTTGCCCCCCAAACCCCGCAAAACATCATCTCGCCGGGTGCCCCGCAGAACGTCGTCGCCCTGGGTCGGCGGATTGGGATCGGTGACCGTGACCACAAAGCTTTCCTCCACGCTGACGCCCAGCAGGTTGGTAGCCCGCACGGTAATCTCGGCAGTACCGGTGCGGATGGCGCTATAGTCCAGCACTAAACGATTCTGACGAATGGAGGCATTGACCAGGCGGCTATTGGAATTGCTGACCACCGAAAAGGTGAGTTCATCCCGCTGGGCGATGGTAATGCGGCGATAGCGCACAAAATTTTCATCACCCGTCACCTCCGGTACCAGGGGATTATCGACGCTCAGGGGCAAGCTGTTGAGCACTCCATTGTCGATATTGAAGCGAGGCAGGGCAGCGATCGCGTCTACAACAGCCAAATCACGATTGGAGCGCAGTTGCCCAAAGACCGTAAAGCCACCATTTTGAGCATCTAGATTGGTCGAATTGTCGTTCAGGTTAAAAAACCATTGGCTGGTGGCGCTATTGGGATTGCCATCGACCTTAGCCATGGCGATGGTGCCCCGTAAGTTGGAGCGATCGCTGCTGAACTCATTGACGACCGGCGGATTGGTGGGAATAGTGGCAATCGGGATGGAGGAGACCGGTGCAGAAAAATCATCCACCGTAAAACCACCCCCCTGCACAATGAAGCCAGGCACCGATCGATGGATAATCGAATTAACATAGGCACCGTTGTTCACATAGGCCTGAAAGTTTTGCACCGTTTGCACAGCTCCGCCCCCGGCTTGGTCAAACAAGACCACCTCCGCCACACCCCCCCCTAGGGATGTGTCATACAACACAAAGCGAGCTACCAATCCCGTTGTCAGCGGATCATCGAAATTATTGCCGAGATTAATCAAGCGGTCGGGGGCATTTTTGTCCGCATTAATA contains:
- a CDS encoding peptidylprolyl isomerase translates to MAITVTPLRDINADKNAPDRLINLGNNFDDPLTTGLVARFVLYDTSLGGGVAEVVLFDQAGGGAVQTVQNFQAYVNNGAYVNSIIHRSVPGFIVQGGGFTVDDFSAPVSSIPIATIPTNPPVVNEFSSDRSNLRGTIAMAKVDGNPNSATSQWFFNLNDNSTNLDAQNGGFTVFGQLRSNRDLAVVDAIAALPRFNIDNGVLNSLPLSVDNPLVPEVTGDENFVRYRRITIAQRDELTFSVVSNSNSRLVNASIRQNRLVLDYSAIRTGTAEITVRATNLLGVSVEESFVVTVTDPNPPTQGDDVLRGTRRDDVLRGLGGNDRLLGFQGNDRLLGDAGNDLLLGGPGNDRLDGSAGNDGLDGGAGNDQLIGGRGSDRITTGLGRDILVIGPRDGTDIVTDFNPRQDRIQLTGSLTVGQLTFRQRQDNTLIQAGNTTLLVLNDVQASRITPSSFV
- a CDS encoding universal stress protein is translated as MKKILLCTDGSPFAENSYPYGAWFASRLPAAIDVLFVTDIRSQQAIASGNLSGSIGIDASEVLLSQLVELEHQRAKLNHQRAKLVLQTAEARLKELGAEQVQLLHETGFLVDCFHEFEDQADLVMLGKRGETAQFATGHLGANVERILRSSHKPCLVTPQAFQPIERLLLAYDGSKSCQKILEFLARSTLFQGLELHLLTVANAADHDAAIAQIKEAEDLVRPAGFTPISQVLQGDSETAIANYVTEHHINLLLMGAYGHSRIRYLVLGSTTSQILRSTMIPVLVFR
- a CDS encoding N-acetylmuramoyl-L-alanine amidase, with translation MALPTLATASDLSTLDAASGSPLTSQPHQISQGLFSSQIATLQAIELSEDGSQLILRTDRAVGQVNSGWQQRVTSHRIELSNTQLAPQVMLPDLTDHPGLVSMRVEQADATTVVVQLELVARVQVGTIRQLDGQRLAVPLGGTSTSTPITSEAIAARIADITLPNVAHLRPLIVIDPGHGGSDPGAVGISGLREKDIVFPVAQRVATLLEQQGAQVVLTRQDDRTLDLAPRVQTAERYGADMFISLHANAISMSRPDVNGVETYYYSSSDRQVAEAIQRSLLQATGMRDRGAKSARFYVLVNTSMPSALVEMGFVTGAEDAALLADPEFRELIAYAIARGILDYAQANP